A window from Sphingobium sp. EM0848 encodes these proteins:
- the pyrH gene encoding UMP kinase, with protein sequence MTRPAFKRILLKLSGEVLMGQGQFGIEPETVNRVAGEIAAAKDAGFELCVVVGGGNIFRGLAGAAKGFDRASADYMGMLATVMNALAVQNALEKLGYDTRVQSAIPMASVCEPYIRRKAVRHMEKGRIVIFAAGTGSPYFTTDTTAALRAAEMNCDALFKGTSVDGIYDADPKNVPEAERYEEISFDRVLNDNLKVMDASAIALCRENNIPIVVFNIRETGNLAKVLAGDGVATIVQNQER encoded by the coding sequence ATGACCCGACCCGCCTTCAAGCGCATCTTGTTGAAACTCTCGGGCGAAGTGCTGATGGGGCAGGGGCAGTTCGGTATCGAGCCGGAAACCGTGAACCGGGTCGCGGGCGAAATCGCGGCGGCCAAGGACGCCGGTTTCGAGCTGTGCGTCGTCGTTGGCGGCGGCAATATCTTCCGGGGTCTCGCGGGCGCCGCCAAGGGCTTCGACCGGGCGAGCGCCGACTATATGGGCATGCTTGCTACCGTCATGAACGCATTGGCGGTGCAAAATGCGCTGGAAAAGCTGGGTTATGACACCCGCGTCCAGTCGGCCATTCCCATGGCTTCGGTCTGCGAACCTTATATCCGGCGCAAGGCCGTGCGGCACATGGAAAAGGGCCGGATCGTCATCTTCGCGGCGGGCACCGGCAGCCCCTATTTCACCACCGACACCACGGCGGCCCTGCGCGCGGCGGAAATGAATTGCGACGCGCTGTTCAAGGGCACCAGCGTTGACGGCATTTACGACGCTGATCCGAAAAATGTCCCCGAAGCGGAGCGCTATGAAGAGATCAGCTTCGACCGCGTGCTGAACGATAATCTGAAGGTCATGGACGCGAGCGCCATTGCCCTTTGCCGCGAAAACAATATTCCCATTGTCGTGTTCAACATCCGTGAAACCGGCAATCTGGCCAAGGTGCTGGCCGGTGACGGTGTGGCGACGATCGTGCAAAATCAGGAGCGCTGA
- a CDS encoding phosphatidylserine decarboxylase yields MENDELTVALGGNVKWRFPSVHPEGVKFGLIAAAVTALLFLVGWEILGWLMVMVTIWVLAFFRDPVRAVPQDERTIVAPADGLVTLIQRVPPPREMAGPDGLGDQPMIRVSIFMSVFDVHINRTPIGGTVKSVVYISGKFLNADLDKASEDNERQHILVERHDGVRIGFTQIAGLVARRIVPFVKPGDMVAAGQRIGLIRFGSRVDVYLPAGTAPRVVLGQRTVAGETVLGQMGDMRVISGIQQ; encoded by the coding sequence ATGGAAAATGACGAACTGACCGTCGCATTGGGCGGCAATGTGAAATGGCGTTTCCCCTCCGTGCATCCGGAGGGTGTCAAATTCGGCTTGATAGCAGCTGCGGTCACGGCGCTGCTGTTTCTGGTCGGCTGGGAAATTCTCGGCTGGCTGATGGTGATGGTGACGATCTGGGTTCTGGCCTTCTTCCGCGATCCGGTCCGCGCCGTGCCGCAGGATGAGCGCACCATCGTGGCGCCGGCCGATGGGCTGGTGACGCTGATCCAGCGCGTGCCACCGCCGCGCGAAATGGCCGGGCCTGATGGTCTGGGTGACCAGCCGATGATCCGCGTTTCGATCTTCATGAGCGTGTTCGACGTGCACATCAACCGGACTCCGATCGGCGGCACGGTGAAGTCGGTCGTCTATATTTCCGGCAAATTCCTGAACGCCGATCTCGACAAGGCGAGCGAGGATAATGAGCGCCAGCACATATTGGTAGAGCGGCATGATGGCGTACGCATCGGCTTTACCCAGATCGCCGGGCTGGTGGCGCGGCGGATCGTGCCTTTCGTGAAGCCGGGCGACATGGTGGCGGCCGGGCAGCGGATCGGCCTGATCCGCTTCGGCAGCCGGGTGGACGTCTATCTCCCCGCCGGAACCGCGCCTCGTGTCGTTCTTGGCCAGCGCACCGTCGCGGGTGAGACGGTCCTTGGGCAAATGGGCGACATGCGCGTGATTTCGGGGATTCAGCAATAA
- the tsf gene encoding translation elongation factor Ts: protein MAEITAAAVKELRDRSGAGMMDCKKALTEANGDIEAATDWLRAKGLAAAQKKSSRTAAEGLVGVAVAGTKGVAVEVNSETDFVAKNDQFQDFVRTVSTIALENGATDADALSNAVYPSGGTVAEKLVANIATIGENQTLRRVGQVEVSQGAVVPYVHNAAAPGLGKIGVLVALEGDAPADVLEPLGKQIAMHIAAAFPLALSAADIDPALLERERAIAAEKAAESGKPAEIVAKMVDGAVAKFAKEQALLSQLFVMDNKTPVADVVAKAAKEAGASITLKNYVRFQLGEGIEKETSDFAAEVAAAAGV from the coding sequence ATGGCCGAGATTACCGCTGCCGCCGTCAAGGAACTGCGCGACCGTTCGGGCGCGGGCATGATGGATTGCAAGAAGGCGCTCACCGAAGCCAATGGCGACATCGAAGCCGCAACCGACTGGCTGCGCGCCAAGGGTCTGGCCGCCGCGCAGAAGAAGTCGAGCCGCACCGCGGCTGAAGGTCTGGTCGGCGTTGCCGTTGCCGGCACCAAGGGTGTTGCCGTCGAAGTGAACAGCGAAACCGACTTCGTCGCCAAGAACGACCAGTTCCAGGATTTCGTCCGCACCGTTTCGACCATCGCGCTCGAGAACGGCGCTACCGATGCCGACGCGCTGTCGAACGCTGTCTATCCCTCGGGCGGCACCGTCGCGGAGAAGCTGGTCGCCAACATCGCCACCATCGGCGAAAACCAGACCCTGCGCCGCGTCGGCCAGGTCGAAGTGAGCCAGGGCGCGGTCGTTCCCTACGTCCACAACGCGGCTGCTCCGGGCCTCGGCAAGATCGGTGTTCTGGTCGCGCTGGAAGGCGACGCGCCGGCTGACGTTCTGGAGCCGCTGGGCAAGCAGATCGCGATGCACATCGCCGCTGCCTTCCCGCTGGCGCTGTCGGCTGCCGACATCGATCCGGCGCTGCTGGAGCGCGAGCGCGCCATCGCCGCTGAAAAGGCTGCCGAATCGGGCAAGCCCGCCGAAATCGTCGCCAAGATGGTCGACGGCGCGGTCGCCAAGTTCGCCAAGGAGCAGGCGCTGCTCAGCCAGCTGTTCGTGATGGACAACAAGACTCCGGTCGCCGACGTCGTTGCCAAGGCGGCGAAGGAAGCCGGCGCGTCGATCACGCTGAAAAACTATGTCCGCTTCCAGCTCGGCGAAGGCATCGAGAAGGAAACGAGCGACTTCGCCGCTGAAGTGGCTGCCGCTGCCGGCGTCTGA
- the frr gene encoding ribosome recycling factor, producing the protein MAQYDKADLERRMHGAVESLKGDLAGLRTGRANIQLLDPVTVEVYGAHMPLNQVATVSAPEPRMLSVQVWDKSNVGPCDKAIRSAGLGLNPIVDGQTLRLPIPDLTEERRKELAKLASKYAEGARVAVRNVRRDGMDSLKTDEKKGEISEDERKRLETEVQKLTDSTVADIDAAAAAKEKEILGQ; encoded by the coding sequence ATGGCTCAATATGACAAGGCCGACCTTGAACGCCGCATGCACGGTGCCGTCGAATCGCTGAAGGGCGATCTTGCGGGCCTGCGTACCGGCCGCGCCAATATCCAGTTGCTCGATCCGGTGACGGTCGAGGTTTATGGCGCGCATATGCCGCTCAATCAGGTCGCGACCGTCTCGGCGCCCGAACCGCGCATGCTGTCGGTGCAGGTGTGGGACAAGAGCAATGTCGGCCCGTGCGACAAGGCCATCCGTTCGGCGGGGCTGGGCCTCAACCCGATCGTCGACGGCCAGACGCTGCGCCTGCCGATCCCCGACCTGACCGAGGAGCGCCGCAAGGAACTGGCCAAGCTTGCCAGCAAATATGCCGAGGGCGCCCGCGTTGCCGTCCGCAACGTTCGCCGCGACGGCATGGACAGCCTCAAGACCGACGAGAAGAAGGGCGAGATCAGCGAGGATGAGCGCAAGCGTCTGGAAACCGAAGTCCAGAAGCTGACCGACAGCACCGTCGCCGATATCGACGCCGCTGCGGCGGCGAAGGAGAAGGAAATTCTCGGCCAGTGA
- a CDS encoding NADP-dependent isocitrate dehydrogenase, whose amino-acid sequence MAKIKVKNPVVEIDGDEMTRIIWQWIRERLILPYLDIDLKYYDLGVEKRDETNDQITIDSANAIKEHGVGVKCATITPDEARVEEFGLKEMWKSPNGTIRNILGGVVFREPIVIRNVPRLVPGWTDPIVIGRHAFGDQYRATDFLVPGPGKLRMVWDGANGEKIEKDVFNFPSSGVAMGMYNLDDSIRDFARASMNYALGRGWPLYLSTKNTILKAYDGRFKDLFQEVFDAEFADQFKAVGAVYEHRLIDDMVASALKWSGKFVWACKNYDGDVQSDTVAQGFGSLGLMTSVLLSPDGKTVEAEAAHGTVTRHYRQHQQGKATSTNPIASIFAWTQGLSYRGKFDETPEVTKFAETLEKVCIETVENGAMTKDLALLIGPDQAWMTTEQFFEAIRVNLEEAMGKWA is encoded by the coding sequence ATGGCTAAGATCAAGGTGAAAAACCCCGTCGTGGAGATCGACGGCGATGAAATGACGCGGATCATCTGGCAGTGGATCCGTGAGCGCCTCATCCTCCCCTATCTCGACATCGACCTGAAATATTACGATCTGGGCGTCGAAAAGCGCGACGAAACCAACGACCAGATCACCATCGATTCCGCTAACGCGATCAAGGAACATGGCGTCGGCGTGAAGTGCGCCACCATCACCCCCGACGAAGCCCGCGTCGAGGAATTTGGCCTGAAGGAAATGTGGAAGTCGCCCAACGGCACCATCCGCAACATCCTGGGCGGCGTGGTCTTCCGTGAGCCCATCGTGATCCGCAACGTGCCCCGCCTGGTGCCCGGCTGGACCGACCCGATCGTCATCGGCCGTCATGCGTTCGGCGACCAGTATCGCGCTACCGACTTCCTCGTCCCCGGCCCCGGCAAGCTGCGCATGGTGTGGGATGGCGCCAATGGCGAGAAGATCGAGAAGGACGTCTTCAACTTCCCCAGCTCCGGCGTCGCCATGGGCATGTACAATCTCGACGATTCGATCCGCGATTTCGCCCGCGCCAGCATGAACTATGCGCTGGGTCGCGGCTGGCCGCTGTATCTCTCGACCAAGAACACCATCCTCAAGGCCTATGACGGCCGCTTCAAGGATCTGTTCCAGGAAGTGTTCGACGCTGAATTCGCCGATCAGTTCAAGGCCGTCGGCGCCGTTTACGAACATCGCCTGATCGACGACATGGTCGCCTCCGCCCTGAAGTGGAGCGGCAAGTTCGTCTGGGCCTGCAAGAATTATGACGGCGACGTCCAGTCGGACACCGTGGCGCAGGGCTTTGGCTCGCTCGGCCTCATGACTTCCGTGCTGCTCTCGCCCGACGGCAAGACCGTCGAGGCCGAAGCCGCGCACGGCACCGTCACCCGTCACTATCGCCAGCACCAGCAGGGCAAGGCGACCTCGACCAACCCGATCGCCTCGATCTTCGCCTGGACACAGGGCCTGAGCTATCGCGGCAAGTTCGACGAGACGCCGGAAGTCACCAAGTTCGCCGAAACGCTGGAAAAGGTCTGCATCGAAACCGTCGAAAACGGCGCGATGACCAAGGATCTCGCCCTGCTGATCGGTCCGGATCAGGCCTGGATGACCACCGAGCAGTTCTTCGAGGCGATCCGCGTGAACCTGGAAGAAGCCATGGGCAAGTGGGCCTGA
- the rpsB gene encoding 30S ribosomal protein S2, whose product MAAPVVTMHQLIEAGAHFGHQTHRWNPRMKPYIFGERNGIHILDLSQTVPLFGRALDFVSATVAAGGKVLFVGTKRQAQDPIAEAARKSGQHFVNHRWLGGMLTNWKTISGSIKRLKTLEEKLSGDTHGFTKKEVLQMTREREKLELSLGGIRDMNGIPDVMFVIDANKEELAIKEANTLGIPVVAILDSNVSPDGIAFPVPANDDASRAIRLYCDAIAAAATKGNRGAQQASGVDLGALDEPEAEEVVAQA is encoded by the coding sequence ATGGCGGCACCTGTCGTCACCATGCACCAATTGATCGAGGCTGGCGCCCACTTCGGCCACCAGACCCACCGCTGGAACCCGCGCATGAAGCCGTACATCTTCGGCGAGCGCAACGGCATCCACATCCTTGACCTGTCGCAGACCGTGCCGCTCTTCGGCCGCGCGCTGGACTTCGTGTCGGCGACCGTCGCCGCCGGTGGCAAGGTGCTGTTCGTCGGCACCAAGCGCCAGGCGCAGGACCCGATCGCTGAAGCCGCCCGCAAGTCGGGTCAGCACTTCGTCAACCACCGCTGGCTGGGCGGCATGCTCACCAACTGGAAGACCATCTCCGGTTCGATCAAGCGTCTGAAGACCCTGGAAGAGAAGCTGTCGGGCGACACCCACGGCTTCACCAAGAAGGAAGTCCTTCAGATGACCCGCGAGCGCGAGAAGCTCGAACTGTCGCTGGGCGGCATCCGCGACATGAACGGCATCCCCGATGTCATGTTCGTGATCGACGCCAACAAGGAAGAACTGGCGATCAAGGAAGCCAACACGCTGGGCATCCCGGTCGTCGCGATCCTCGATTCGAACGTCTCGCCCGACGGCATCGCCTTCCCGGTTCCGGCGAATGACGACGCCAGCCGCGCGATCCGCCTCTATTGCGACGCCATCGCCGCCGCCGCCACCAAGGGCAACCGTGGTGCGCAGCAGGCTTCGGGCGTCGACCTGGGCGCTCTGGACGAGCCCGAGGCCGAAGAGGTCGTCGCTCAGGCCTGA
- a CDS encoding phosphatidylcholine/phosphatidylserine synthase: protein MRQRRTIPRGLRRGITLRMVAPNAVTAMALCFGLTGVRYGISGEWERAVLSILIAGVLDGLDGRIARMLRGESRFGAELDSLSDSIAFGVAPALVLYLWSLHAMPKFGWIFALAHALSCALRLARFNANIDADVQPHKSAGFLTGVPAPAGAGVAFVPLYLWLVTGEPLFREWYVVAPWTAFTAFLMISSVATYSWSALRLRKRIRLEAIALAGLLGALLLTDPWLTLLVLCVFYLLLIPFGMMSYAKVQRQRLSEGQ, encoded by the coding sequence ATGCGGCAGAGGCGCACCATCCCGCGTGGCCTGCGCCGGGGGATCACCCTGCGGATGGTGGCGCCCAATGCCGTGACGGCGATGGCGTTGTGCTTTGGCCTTACCGGCGTGCGCTACGGCATTTCCGGGGAGTGGGAGAGGGCGGTGCTCTCCATCCTGATCGCGGGCGTGCTGGACGGGTTGGACGGCCGGATCGCCCGGATGTTGCGGGGTGAAAGCCGTTTTGGGGCGGAGCTGGATTCCCTCTCCGATTCGATCGCTTTCGGCGTGGCGCCCGCCTTGGTCCTCTATCTCTGGTCGCTTCATGCCATGCCGAAATTCGGCTGGATCTTCGCGCTGGCGCATGCCCTGTCCTGCGCGTTGCGGCTGGCGCGCTTCAACGCCAATATCGATGCCGATGTGCAGCCGCACAAGTCAGCCGGTTTCCTGACCGGCGTTCCGGCTCCGGCTGGGGCCGGTGTGGCTTTTGTGCCGCTCTATCTCTGGCTGGTGACGGGCGAGCCACTATTTCGCGAATGGTATGTGGTGGCGCCCTGGACGGCCTTCACCGCCTTTTTGATGATTTCCAGCGTCGCGACCTATAGCTGGTCGGCGCTTCGTCTGCGCAAGCGCATCAGGCTGGAGGCCATTGCGCTTGCCGGATTATTGGGTGCGCTATTGCTCACCGATCCCTGGCTGACGCTGCTGGTTCTTTGCGTCTTCTACCTCTTGCTCATTCCCTTTGGCATGATGTCCTATGCCAAGGTTCAGCGCCAGCGGCTGAGCGAGGGGCAATAA